In Electrophorus electricus isolate fEleEle1 chromosome 18, fEleEle1.pri, whole genome shotgun sequence, one genomic interval encodes:
- the LOC113586701 gene encoding LOW QUALITY PROTEIN: E3 ubiquitin-protein ligase NEURL3-like (The sequence of the model RefSeq protein was modified relative to this genomic sequence to represent the inferred CDS: inserted 1 base in 1 codon): MTRAKTTSNTMGTRRGCGCGNGCLGPLTFNAEAKGQLVSLSDGDRRATREIKSFRDGLXFSSRPVRIQEKVCLRIERAVVGWHGALRIGFTSVAPGSRTLPSLAIPDLTASEGYWAIPVPEHQCLPGSALRFWVCRSGCLRVQTGDGVTHMTRTEVNTHKPIWAMIDVYGQTNAILLIGSEKKGLFSTRRSCPVLTIDATEVSCGYDVLPTEMMSQKYPEEQAQTFPFCHNNGENTCNERLEDCVVCCSVPASILLACGHRCLCAQCASRVFREFGTCPLCRQCLGPVYTLCRAAL, from the exons ATGACAAGAGCAAAGACGACATCCAACACAATGG GGACTCGCCGAGGCTGCGGCTGTGGAAACGGCTGTCTGGGACCTCTGACTTTTAACGCGGAAGCTAAGGGGCAACTAGTGAGCCTGAGCGACGGTGATCGACGAGCAACTAGAGAAATAAAGTCTTTCCGAGACGGGC GTTTCAGCAGTCGACCCGTGAGGATACAGGAGAAGGTGTGTCTGCGCATCGAGCGCGCTGTCGTGGGGTGGCATGGCGCATTGCGAATCGGCTTCACCAGCGTTGCGCCCGGGTCCAGGACTCTGCCCTCTCTCGCGATCCCCGACCTGACGGCCTCTGAAGGGTACTGGGCGATACCAGTTCCAGAGCATCAATGTTTACCGGGTTCGGCTCTCAGGTTCTGGGTTTGTCGCAGTGGCTGTCTGCGCGTCCAGACAGGCGATGGGGTAACGCATATGACGAGAACGGAGGTGAACACGCACAAGCCAATCTGGGCGATGATCGACGTTTATGGGCAGACCAATGCTATTCTCTTAATCG GATCAGAGAAGAAGGGCTTGTTCAGCACACGCAGATCATGCCCTGTCCTCACCATCGATGCCACAGAGGTGAGCTGTGGCTATGACGTGTTGCCAACGGAGATGATGTCCCAGAAGTATCCAGAGGAGCAGGCCCAAACGTTCCCCTTCTGCCACAACAACGGGGAGAACACAT GTAATGAACGTCTGGAGGACTGCGTGGTGTGCTGTTCCGTGCCCGCGAGCATACTCCTCGCATGTGGCCACCGCTGTTTGTGCGCACAGTGTGCCTCCAGGGTCTTCAGAGAATTTGGCACATGTCCACTGTGTCGCCAGTGCCTAGGTCCTGTTTACACCTTATGTAGGGCAGCCCTTTGA